The Aedes aegypti strain LVP_AGWG chromosome 3, AaegL5.0 Primary Assembly, whole genome shotgun sequence genome contains a region encoding:
- the LOC110677785 gene encoding arrestin domain-containing protein 3-like isoform X1, which produces MSINCEIKFDENPYGVYLPGQTLSGIVELRLDEAVEVRGIALQIKGVAEVSWCESSGTGSSRETIHYHGRQDYMNSTTYLAGLKDGTNINLLPGLHPYRFSCDLPANLVTSVEAKHGHIRYTVKVIVERSWKADQSYKVAFTVLRHVNLSEENFDVRLPTKTTHAKTFCCGPCRSAPMVFTAETPISGYVPGQTIAVRIEVDNQSNKTLNEIATKLLREVSFISQTPYTRVKTSTAVMVEIRCKGVEKHQKDSCVQHLLIPPLPPTNRTCQVLTVNYVLEVEGKFSGLTINPRIQVPITLGTIPLTTSAIPTFDDVPNMTTTIVVQPMASTSNAQTHAIPVDLPPPSYEEATHTNRANIQEEGETNEIGCKEFCPRYIIYRFSADEPTLPEVSESKSNKQSMEVE; this is translated from the exons ATGTCCATCAACTGTGAAATCAAGTTCGACGAGAATCCGTATGGAGTGTACCTACCGGGGCAAACCCTATCCGGGATCGTAGAACTTCGCTTGGACGAAGCGGTGGAGGTGAGAG gaattgctctACAAATCAAGGGTGTCGCCGAAGTTTCTTGGTGCGAGAGTTCAGGAACTGGAAGTAGTCGTGAAACAATTCACTATCATGGACGACAAGATTACATGAATTCTACCACTTATTTAGCTGGCTTAAAAGATGGAACTAACATTAACCTGTTGCCAGGACTGCACCCGTATCGGTTTTCATGCGATCTACCGGCCAACTTGGTCACATCAGTGGAAGCCAAACATGGACACATTCGTTACACGGTTAAGGTTATTGTTGAACGTTCCTGGAAAGCTGATCAGTCGTACAAAGTAGCATTTACGGTTCTACGACACGTTAACCTGAGTGAGGAAAACTTCGATGTGCGTCTACCGACCAAAACGACACATGCGAAAACCTTCTGTTGTGGACCCTGCCGTTCTGCACCGATGGTCTTTACAGCTGAAACCCCAATTTCCGGATACGTCCCTGGACAGACCATAGCTGTTCGCATCGAAGTCGATAACCAGAGCAATAAAACACTGAACGAAATTGCCACCAAGCTTCTACGAGAAGTGTCTTTCATTAGTCAAACTCCGTATACTAGAGTCAAGACTTCTACTGCAGTTATGGTGGAAATTCGCTGTAAAGGTGTTGAAAAGCACCAGAAAGATAGCTGCGTACAACATCTCCTAATTCCACCTTTGCCTCCAACCAATAGAACTTGCCAAGTGCTTACGGTAAACTACGTACTCGAAGTGGAAGGAAAATTTTCTGGTTTGACCATTAACCCCAGAATCCAGGTCCCCATAACTTTAGGTACCATTCCGCTGACGACGTCTGCGATCCCTACTTTTGACGACGTGCCAAACATGACAACTACAATAGTGGTGCAGCCGATGGCGTCCACTTCAAATGCGCAAACACACGCCATACCCGTGGATCTTC CACCACCAAGTTACGAGGAGGCGACCCACACAAATCGGGCAAACATTCAGGAAGAGGGAGAAACCAACGAAATCGGTTGTAAGGAGTTCTGTCCGAGGTATATAATATATCGATTCAGTGCCGATGAACCTACGCTACCGGAAGTATCCGAGTCCAAATCGAATAAGCAATCCATGGAGGTGGAGTAG
- the LOC110677785 gene encoding arrestin domain-containing protein 3-like isoform X2 — protein MNSTTYLAGLKDGTNINLLPGLHPYRFSCDLPANLVTSVEAKHGHIRYTVKVIVERSWKADQSYKVAFTVLRHVNLSEENFDVRLPTKTTHAKTFCCGPCRSAPMVFTAETPISGYVPGQTIAVRIEVDNQSNKTLNEIATKLLREVSFISQTPYTRVKTSTAVMVEIRCKGVEKHQKDSCVQHLLIPPLPPTNRTCQVLTVNYVLEVEGKFSGLTINPRIQVPITLGTIPLTTSAIPTFDDVPNMTTTIVVQPMASTSNAQTHAIPVDLPPPSYEEATHTNRANIQEEGETNEIGCKEFCPRYIIYRFSADEPTLPEVSESKSNKQSMEVE, from the exons ATGAATTCTACCACTTATTTAGCTGGCTTAAAAGATGGAACTAACATTAACCTGTTGCCAGGACTGCACCCGTATCGGTTTTCATGCGATCTACCGGCCAACTTGGTCACATCAGTGGAAGCCAAACATGGACACATTCGTTACACGGTTAAGGTTATTGTTGAACGTTCCTGGAAAGCTGATCAGTCGTACAAAGTAGCATTTACGGTTCTACGACACGTTAACCTGAGTGAGGAAAACTTCGATGTGCGTCTACCGACCAAAACGACACATGCGAAAACCTTCTGTTGTGGACCCTGCCGTTCTGCACCGATGGTCTTTACAGCTGAAACCCCAATTTCCGGATACGTCCCTGGACAGACCATAGCTGTTCGCATCGAAGTCGATAACCAGAGCAATAAAACACTGAACGAAATTGCCACCAAGCTTCTACGAGAAGTGTCTTTCATTAGTCAAACTCCGTATACTAGAGTCAAGACTTCTACTGCAGTTATGGTGGAAATTCGCTGTAAAGGTGTTGAAAAGCACCAGAAAGATAGCTGCGTACAACATCTCCTAATTCCACCTTTGCCTCCAACCAATAGAACTTGCCAAGTGCTTACGGTAAACTACGTACTCGAAGTGGAAGGAAAATTTTCTGGTTTGACCATTAACCCCAGAATCCAGGTCCCCATAACTTTAGGTACCATTCCGCTGACGACGTCTGCGATCCCTACTTTTGACGACGTGCCAAACATGACAACTACAATAGTGGTGCAGCCGATGGCGTCCACTTCAAATGCGCAAACACACGCCATACCCGTGGATCTTC CACCACCAAGTTACGAGGAGGCGACCCACACAAATCGGGCAAACATTCAGGAAGAGGGAGAAACCAACGAAATCGGTTGTAAGGAGTTCTGTCCGAGGTATATAATATATCGATTCAGTGCCGATGAACCTACGCTACCGGAAGTATCCGAGTCCAAATCGAATAAGCAATCCATGGAGGTGGAGTAG
- the LOC5570225 gene encoding 39S ribosomal protein L44, mitochondrial — MSFINVSSKLMGTIPRFLLSANHNRQVHRWVGPTLRELKHRREKMGPEAELPRSSHSDWNYKAEIFAFGKRLSEQFDTAVLQQAFTHRSFIAQEEQRQVDVGIEKPELGLKDNRELVQLGERLIEEYVEAFVLTALPRLPNEGIRSIVSGLTSQEKLANVSKHLGTKDIILAAEFPVTDSLLADTFCAVVGALQKSSGDERAFLFVRDFVCTQLSQQDVNDYWTIESPLDLLREYCKEKKLGEPEPRSIGLVGKNTLLAAHRVGIYCNKQFVGSGYGEDIDTAIDEAARDCLRQLFGTELNMKPIDFGLQLADVAKNMKRRADKRNN; from the exons ATGTCGTTCATAAATGTAAGCAGTAAGCTGATGGGCACCATTCCGCGTTTCCTCCTTTCCG cAAACCACAACCGGCAAGTGCATCGCTGGGTGGGACCAACACTACGGGAACTGAAACACCGCCGGGAGAAGATGGGACCGGAAGCGGAACTACCCCGTTCGTCCCACAGCGATTGGAACTACAAGGCGGAGATTTTCGCCTTTGGGAAACGGCTTTCGGAACAATTTGATACGGCTGTCCTGCAGCAGGCATTCACTCACCGGTCGTTCATTGCACAGGAGGAACAAAGACAGGTTGATGTCGGGATAGAGAAACCGGAATTGGGGCTTAAGGACAATAGGGAGCTGGTTCAGCTGGGGGAACGTTTGATTGAAGAGTATGTGGAAGCATTTGTTCTGACAGCGCTTCCAAGGCTACCGAACGAAGGAATTCGGTCCATTGTCAGCGGACTGACGTCCCAAGAAAAGCTGGCCAATGTGTCCAAGCATCTGGGAACGAAGGATATAATCCTAGCGGCTGAATTCCCGGTAACGGACTCCCTCCTAGCCGACACCTTTTGCGCCGTGGTCGGTGCCCTCCAGAAATCGTCCGGAGATGAACGCGCCTTTCTCTTCGTAAGGGATTTCGTTTGTACGCAGCTGAGCCAGCAGGATGTAAACGATTATTGGACCATCGAAAGCCCGCTGGATCTGCTCCGGGAGTACTGCAAGGAGAAGAAACTGGGCGAACCGGAACCCCGTTCGATTGGGCTGGTTGGGAAGAATACGTTGCTGGCGGCACATCGGGTAGGAATCTATTGCAATAAGCAGTTTGTGGGTTCCGGATATGGTGAGGACATCGACACGGCTATTGACGAAGCGGCGCGGGACTGCCTGAGACAATTGTTCGGAACCGAGCTGAACATGAAACCGATCGATTTCGGTTTGCAGCTGGCGGATGTGGCGAAAAACATGAAACGGCGGGCAGATAagcgaaataattga